A part of Capsicum annuum cultivar UCD-10X-F1 chromosome 6, UCD10Xv1.1, whole genome shotgun sequence genomic DNA contains:
- the LOC107855367 gene encoding non-specific lipid transfer protein GPI-anchored 14, whose protein sequence is MNKLFVVCMLVVTLAVGAMANMADDEKDCADQLGNLASCVPYVSGTAKKPTPECCEDTQKVKAAKPKCLCVLIKESTDPSLGLPINTTLALQMPSACNIDAKVSDCPSILKIPANSPDAKIFKIDDSPDSSTTSSPASASGSTSSDTKATTPDTKTTTPTSTSGVAKKSTSIILTMSLTVIALIFI, encoded by the exons ATGAACAAGTTATTTGTTGTGTGCATGCTAGTGGTGACATTAGCAGTAGGTGCAATGGCTAATATGGCAGATGATGAAAAAGATTGTGCAGACCAACTAGGAAATCTGGCATCATGTGTTCCATATGTGAGTGGCACTGCTAAAAAGCCTACACCTGAATGTTGTGAAGACACTCAGAAAGTTAAAGCAGCTAAGCCAAAATGCCTTTGTGTTCTCATCAAAGAGAGCACTGATCCATCCTTAGGCCTACCTATCAACACTACTTTGGCTCTTCAAATGCCATCTGCTTGCAACATTGATGCCAAAGTCTCTGATTGCCCAT CAATACTGAAGATCCCAGCAAATTCACCAGATGCAAAGATCTTTAAAATAGATGATTCACCAGATTCTAGCACAACCTCATCACCTGCTTCTGCTTCTGGTTCTACTAGTTCAGACACCAAGGCTACAACTCCAGATACCAAGACTACTACACCTACAAGCACCAGTGGGGTTGCAAAGAAGAGCACCAGCATCATACTGACTATGTCACTCACAGTAATTGCGCTGATCTTCATTTAG